One region of Polynucleobacter sp. MWH-Aus1W21 genomic DNA includes:
- a CDS encoding carbohydrate porin, whose protein sequence is MTRKIYLLLLLSIICTFFGATAFAQKAGSGSDQIASFAAPIDDLPTEGAIFGLPVNVHGQTTYINQRYNNFTSSYSGENSLSSSKSMSYTWSGTLFFGARLAPNTDIYFNPEVVSGVPFSDLVGLGGFSNGEATKAAGLNAKFYSARAFLRQTINQEGDKVVLENEANQITQTVSSNRVVVTAGQFSTLDIFDDSRYAKDPRIQFMNWGNMTYLAYDYAADARGYSTGLAGEWYLSNWVMRASRMLAPKSPNGRDLNWQIFNTYGDQIEVERQHNIADLPGKVSVLAYRNKMILARFQDATNYVIANNAQGTQAINNVRNNYQYKTGIGIHGEQALTKDLGIYGRAFTSDGHTETMSFTEADNSISVGLGMNGTSWSRPKDSVGISMMQNGLSSLRRGYLQAGGVSYFIGDYAGPGQTISYRPERIGEVYYNATVIKNVLAGLNFQHITNPAYNAARGPVNILSFRIHAEF, encoded by the coding sequence ATGACCCGCAAGATTTATCTACTCCTCCTGCTAAGCATAATTTGCACGTTTTTCGGAGCAACTGCATTTGCGCAGAAGGCGGGATCAGGCTCGGATCAAATAGCGAGTTTTGCAGCCCCAATTGACGACTTGCCAACAGAGGGCGCTATCTTTGGTTTGCCAGTAAACGTTCACGGCCAAACTACCTATATTAATCAGCGCTACAACAACTTTACCTCTAGCTACTCTGGGGAAAATAGTCTTTCTTCATCGAAGTCGATGAGTTATACCTGGTCAGGCACTTTGTTTTTTGGTGCACGCTTAGCCCCAAATACAGATATCTATTTCAATCCAGAGGTGGTATCTGGCGTGCCATTTTCTGATTTAGTTGGTCTTGGCGGATTTTCTAACGGTGAGGCGACAAAAGCAGCTGGGCTTAATGCAAAGTTTTATTCTGCTCGCGCATTTCTGCGTCAAACTATTAATCAAGAGGGCGATAAAGTTGTTCTCGAAAACGAAGCTAATCAAATCACACAAACTGTTAGCAGTAATCGTGTAGTAGTCACTGCCGGACAGTTTTCTACTTTAGATATTTTTGACGATAGTCGCTACGCTAAAGACCCTCGTATTCAGTTCATGAACTGGGGCAATATGACCTATCTAGCCTATGACTACGCAGCCGACGCACGTGGCTACAGTACTGGCTTAGCGGGCGAATGGTACCTCAGTAATTGGGTTATGAGAGCTTCTCGTATGCTGGCTCCAAAGTCCCCTAATGGCCGCGATCTCAATTGGCAGATATTCAATACCTATGGCGATCAAATTGAAGTAGAGCGTCAACATAATATTGCCGACTTGCCAGGCAAGGTTTCGGTACTGGCTTATCGCAACAAAATGATCTTGGCTCGTTTTCAGGATGCAACAAATTATGTGATTGCCAATAATGCGCAAGGTACGCAAGCCATTAATAATGTACGCAATAACTACCAATACAAAACTGGTATTGGTATTCATGGTGAACAAGCTTTAACTAAAGATTTGGGTATCTATGGTCGCGCCTTTACTTCTGATGGTCACACAGAAACAATGTCTTTTACTGAAGCAGACAATTCAATATCAGTAGGTTTGGGTATGAATGGCACAAGCTGGAGTCGCCCAAAAGACAGTGTTGGTATTTCGATGATGCAAAACGGTCTGTCTAGTTTGAGAAGGGGTTACTTGCAGGCAGGTGGTGTGTCCTACTTCATTGGCGACTATGCTGGTCCAGGTCAGACAATTTCTTATCGTCCAGAGCGCATTGGCGAGGTGTATTACAACGCCACCGTGATTAAGAATGTCTTGGCCGGTTTGAACTTTCAGCACATTACTAATCCCGCCTATAACGCTGCTCGTGGGCCTGTGAATATCCTGTCTTTTAGGATTCATGCTGAGTTTTAA
- a CDS encoding TolC family protein gives MLILGKHTTGVANPLKNKIPFAAMACVVYVSVSPFLASAQSSMSDVPASVSVQSGDASLTTPPSIGAQLGAQEQKAGTNSKATELFAPVTKANTPKIYTRPISSGPTEMDLRQLWNELKVNNPQLSSLRESYLSAKATVPQINAPANPQVGLVWSGMPVNSPFALGGANAPSQQYPGGISSNNAISVAQPFQFPGKKSLAADIADTNAEALLASSESTYLQLGAQLSTLYYSALSSQKQLAVLRESVIRLEMIKNVAKARYTNNAAAYVEYLNAQVAQSAAQADQFNLERQLNVALHNINTLVGRHSREKLVLRGDVRRAMSGVPTLIELEDYAENSHPSLKSSALQLDAARKGVDLAKKAYLPDFQVIGSSYTPRGPFSANNGAMFYQFELDLIIPLYFFTKERYGIEQAQRNQAAAEAGNLSNRQQIVLAVNTAYAAYEQAKNQAQFLKDRQVPQADAAYKVGLTQYSNNGQGFNDLLTAQTQLRNLEIALAQSEANLLQAQAVLMVSAGKEPF, from the coding sequence TTGTTGATTCTCGGTAAACATACAACTGGCGTAGCTAATCCGCTCAAAAACAAGATTCCGTTTGCGGCAATGGCTTGTGTTGTTTACGTTTCCGTCTCTCCGTTTTTAGCCTCTGCTCAGTCATCAATGAGTGATGTGCCAGCAAGCGTTAGTGTTCAATCTGGTGATGCCTCATTGACTACGCCACCATCGATTGGTGCTCAACTGGGTGCACAGGAGCAAAAGGCGGGCACAAACTCTAAGGCAACAGAATTATTTGCTCCAGTAACAAAAGCAAATACTCCAAAGATTTATACAAGGCCAATTTCATCGGGTCCAACAGAGATGGATTTGCGTCAGCTATGGAATGAGCTCAAGGTTAATAACCCACAGCTATCTTCATTGCGTGAATCATATTTGTCTGCCAAAGCAACTGTTCCTCAGATTAATGCGCCGGCTAATCCACAGGTGGGATTAGTCTGGTCCGGCATGCCGGTGAATTCTCCATTTGCATTGGGTGGGGCAAATGCGCCATCGCAGCAATACCCTGGCGGCATTAGTAGCAATAACGCTATTTCAGTAGCGCAACCTTTTCAGTTTCCAGGCAAGAAGAGTCTGGCTGCAGATATTGCCGATACGAATGCTGAGGCTTTGCTGGCCAGCTCTGAGTCAACCTATTTGCAATTGGGCGCCCAGCTTTCAACTTTGTACTACAGCGCCTTGTCTTCACAAAAGCAATTAGCAGTTCTAAGGGAATCTGTCATTCGTTTAGAAATGATCAAGAATGTAGCAAAAGCACGCTATACCAACAACGCTGCAGCATATGTTGAATATTTAAATGCCCAAGTGGCGCAGAGTGCCGCTCAAGCAGATCAATTCAATCTGGAGCGTCAGCTCAATGTGGCTTTGCACAATATCAATACTTTGGTTGGTCGCCACTCTCGAGAAAAATTGGTATTACGCGGCGATGTCCGTCGTGCCATGAGTGGCGTTCCAACCTTAATTGAACTGGAAGACTACGCAGAAAATAGTCATCCATCTTTGAAGAGTTCAGCCCTTCAATTGGATGCAGCTCGTAAAGGTGTGGATTTGGCAAAGAAAGCCTACCTACCAGACTTCCAAGTAATTGGCTCATCCTATACGCCACGTGGACCATTCTCCGCAAATAATGGCGCGATGTTTTATCAGTTTGAGTTAGATCTGATTATTCCCTTGTACTTCTTTACTAAAGAGAGGTACGGAATAGAGCAGGCGCAGCGCAATCAAGCAGCTGCAGAAGCGGGCAATCTCTCTAACCGCCAGCAAATCGTATTAGCCGTTAACACTGCCTATGCTGCTTACGAGCAAGCCAAGAATCAAGCCCAGTTTTTGAAAGATCGCCAAGTCCCTCAAGCAGATGCGGCTTATAAGGTTGGCTTAACTCAGTACTCAAATAATGGCCAAGGCTTTAATGATTTATTGACTGCACAAACGCAGTTACGTAATTTAGAGATTGCTTTGGCTCAGTCCGAGGCGAATCTACTGCAAGCGCAAGCGGTTTTAATGGTTTCAGCGGGTAAAGAACCCTTTTAA
- a CDS encoding efflux RND transporter periplasmic adaptor subunit, with protein MKDKILSFLKQISDKLKPHLQKGTHHGSRHIKVAAAGLAGLYWNLSPQNRYRVRLAAFAFAILSLGIVLGRATNVNRTVKIEASDKALKVEKTGVLELKLPGIQLNPEIYVFQTAEKVQVPVNIKVPGRLAFNAEKSKVLSARAPGRVERIYAFDGAQVEIGSPIVEMYSPEFLSAQQEYLLSSKTAKVLEANKTMSDLLGDARITQQAAANRMRNLGAGDGDIKSIETTGKTSNNLIMRSPLKGVVVKRNVEPGSAVSSGDVIATLADPKQLWFLGNVFEQDFRLIKQGQKMILRLEAYPEKEFIAYANYIAPTVDPQTRALLIRADVENTDDLLRPDMYASASLTTGTADAVVVPQSAIVRIRENRYAIVKVGPDTFRRIPVKGYDLNSKSFAITEGIEQGWQILAEGAVLLNDRFAKQED; from the coding sequence TTGAAAGACAAAATTCTTTCGTTTCTAAAACAAATTTCAGATAAGCTGAAGCCGCATTTGCAGAAGGGCACGCATCATGGTTCGCGCCATATCAAAGTAGCTGCTGCAGGTTTGGCTGGTCTGTATTGGAATCTATCGCCGCAAAATCGTTATCGCGTTCGTCTTGCGGCCTTCGCTTTTGCCATTCTTTCTTTGGGTATCGTATTAGGTCGCGCGACCAATGTGAACCGCACCGTGAAAATTGAGGCTTCCGACAAAGCGCTTAAAGTAGAAAAAACGGGTGTGCTTGAATTGAAGTTACCTGGCATTCAGTTAAACCCAGAGATTTATGTATTTCAAACTGCTGAAAAAGTACAGGTGCCGGTTAACATCAAAGTGCCAGGACGTCTAGCGTTTAATGCAGAAAAATCTAAGGTGCTATCAGCACGCGCACCCGGTCGTGTAGAGCGTATTTATGCTTTCGACGGCGCCCAAGTAGAGATTGGCTCCCCAATTGTCGAGATGTACAGCCCAGAATTTTTGTCTGCGCAGCAAGAGTATTTGTTATCCTCCAAGACGGCCAAGGTGCTTGAGGCAAATAAAACCATGAGCGATTTGTTGGGTGATGCACGCATTACTCAGCAAGCTGCCGCAAATCGCATGAGAAATCTGGGCGCTGGCGATGGCGATATCAAGAGCATCGAAACTACCGGCAAGACAAGCAATAATTTAATCATGCGTTCTCCTTTAAAAGGGGTTGTTGTGAAGCGTAATGTCGAGCCAGGCTCTGCTGTGAGCTCTGGTGATGTCATTGCTACTCTAGCTGACCCTAAGCAACTCTGGTTCTTGGGTAATGTCTTCGAACAAGATTTTCGCTTGATTAAGCAAGGTCAAAAGATGATCTTGCGACTTGAGGCTTATCCAGAAAAAGAATTCATTGCATACGCTAACTACATTGCACCAACTGTGGACCCACAAACGCGCGCTTTATTGATTCGTGCGGATGTTGAAAATACTGATGATCTCCTGCGCCCTGATATGTATGCCTCAGCATCATTGACCACGGGTACAGCGGATGCTGTAGTGGTTCCACAATCAGCTATTGTGAGAATTCGTGAAAACCGATACGCTATTGTTAAAGTTGGCCCAGATACATTCCGTCGCATCCCTGTTAAAGGCTATGACCTTAATAGCAAGAGCTTTGCAATTACTGAAGGCATTGAGCAGGGTTGGCAGATATTGGCCGAAGGCGCAGTTTTATTAAACGATCGTTTTGCAAAGCAGGAGGACTAA
- a CDS encoding efflux RND transporter permease subunit, with amino-acid sequence MSVFTSFIRGVVEKRALVIFASIVLLGLGMLSLSKLPIQPYPGVAPLTIQAISQWPGRSTTEVEQQVTIPVENALAGIPGLQAFRSVSLFGLSVVTLKFNDTADPFKARQTFLANLANVAFPPGVTSSISPDSDATGEIMRYEVRSDYASSTLLKTLQNYEIYKELKQTPGVADVSSFGGKVRQYQVIVSPDSLQAKGVSVNQLITALTNANSNAGGGLLPSGEQQFVVRGVGLLKSIDDIKQVVVTINNGVPIRIGDVARVEIGNAPRLGMFQFNDNPDSVEGIVYLRRGENATEVLARVRSTVENINRHVLPPGIEVKPFYDRQVLLDITIGTVKHTLFFGISLVLAVLFFFLGNIRAAAVVAAVIPLALCVSFIQMHLWSVPANLISLGAIDFGVIVDSAVILTENVMRHLEEGGKRLNQSIILATSEVQRAMIYSTGIIIVAYSPLFFMGGVEGIIFKPMAFTMGFALIAAMVLSLTFLPAMISLVFGENLHHKPPSFITKILDGYKPLLRRWMDRPLTVFSVAVFVLGITLLSMTRLGTAFLPTLEENNIWLRVTLPNTVDLDYSVKVANQLRETFLKQPEIDKVAAQIGRPDDGTDSTGVFNQEYGLYLKSPDKMPSGSSKKDLIANLETELNKIPGVTYSFSQYIQDNVNEALSGVKGENSVKIYGTDLEVLDQKAHEVIDQLKKVRGVADEGILKELGQPTLNIQIDRDRAARYGINVNDIQTVVANAIGGAAVTNLLEDEKTFGIAVRLNEGSRNDVADIGQLLVEAPDGTKIPLSMVASVRLTDGPFFIYREAGKRYIAIKFSVRNRDLGSAVEDAQFLVEKNITLPPNYSISWDGQFNQMKQAQKKLMLIVPLALLGIFLLLVSAFGNFRDAFIVMINVPFAAIGGVIALHLAGETLSISAFFGFLSLFGIAIQDGVILISFINKTAATEHGQMKDIMVEGASLRVRPVLMTAALSGLGLLPAALSHSIGSEAQRPLALVIVGGMVTTTILTLLVLPVIYGWFRARSLTPASNI; translated from the coding sequence GTGAGCGTTTTCACCTCCTTTATTCGAGGGGTAGTTGAGAAGCGTGCGCTTGTCATTTTTGCGTCCATCGTATTGCTTGGCTTGGGCATGCTCAGTTTGAGTAAGCTGCCAATCCAGCCTTATCCTGGCGTAGCGCCATTAACCATTCAGGCGATTTCTCAGTGGCCCGGAAGAAGCACTACCGAAGTAGAGCAGCAGGTCACTATTCCTGTTGAGAATGCTTTGGCAGGTATTCCAGGGTTGCAGGCGTTCCGTTCGGTATCGCTTTTTGGTTTATCTGTTGTTACTCTCAAATTTAACGACACGGCTGATCCATTTAAGGCTCGCCAAACCTTTTTAGCTAACTTAGCAAACGTTGCTTTTCCACCAGGCGTTACATCTAGTATTAGCCCAGACTCGGATGCAACCGGTGAGATCATGCGTTACGAGGTGCGCTCTGACTATGCATCTTCAACTTTATTAAAGACTTTACAAAACTACGAGATCTATAAAGAGCTCAAACAAACACCAGGCGTCGCCGATGTTTCTTCTTTTGGTGGCAAGGTTCGTCAATATCAAGTGATTGTGAGTCCTGACAGTTTGCAGGCCAAAGGTGTTTCTGTAAATCAGCTGATTACCGCGTTAACTAATGCCAATAGCAATGCTGGCGGCGGCTTATTACCTAGTGGTGAACAGCAGTTTGTAGTGCGTGGCGTAGGTCTACTGAAAAGCATCGATGACATTAAGCAGGTGGTCGTCACTATTAATAATGGCGTGCCAATTCGGATTGGCGATGTCGCGCGAGTAGAGATTGGTAATGCCCCACGTCTTGGCATGTTCCAGTTCAATGACAATCCTGATTCGGTTGAGGGCATTGTTTATCTGCGTCGTGGTGAGAATGCTACTGAAGTATTGGCACGTGTACGCAGTACGGTGGAGAATATTAATAGGCACGTTCTTCCTCCTGGTATCGAAGTCAAGCCTTTCTACGATCGCCAGGTACTTTTAGATATCACGATCGGTACCGTTAAACATACTTTGTTCTTCGGCATCTCATTGGTATTGGCAGTGCTCTTTTTCTTCTTGGGAAATATTCGTGCAGCCGCTGTGGTTGCTGCAGTAATTCCTTTGGCGCTGTGCGTATCGTTTATTCAAATGCACTTATGGAGCGTGCCTGCCAATTTAATCTCCTTGGGGGCAATTGACTTTGGTGTCATCGTTGACTCAGCAGTGATTCTGACGGAGAACGTCATGCGTCACCTGGAGGAGGGTGGTAAGCGTCTGAATCAAAGCATCATTTTGGCAACCAGTGAAGTGCAGCGTGCCATGATTTACTCTACCGGCATCATCATTGTTGCCTATTCGCCATTGTTCTTTATGGGTGGCGTAGAAGGAATCATCTTTAAGCCAATGGCATTTACGATGGGCTTTGCTTTGATCGCGGCCATGGTTTTGAGTCTGACATTCTTGCCGGCGATGATTTCATTGGTGTTTGGTGAAAATCTACATCACAAACCACCATCATTCATTACTAAGATTTTGGATGGCTATAAGCCTTTACTCAGAAGGTGGATGGATCGTCCATTAACTGTATTTTCAGTGGCAGTCTTTGTATTAGGAATCACACTCTTGAGTATGACCCGTCTGGGTACCGCATTCTTGCCAACTCTAGAAGAAAATAATATCTGGCTGCGCGTAACGCTACCCAATACTGTGGATCTGGATTACTCGGTAAAGGTAGCCAATCAATTGCGTGAAACCTTTTTAAAGCAACCAGAGATTGATAAGGTTGCTGCACAGATTGGTCGCCCTGATGATGGCACCGACTCTACTGGCGTGTTTAACCAGGAATATGGTCTTTACTTAAAGAGCCCGGACAAGATGCCTAGCGGGTCTTCCAAGAAGGATTTGATTGCAAATCTAGAAACTGAGCTCAATAAGATTCCTGGAGTTACCTATAGCTTTTCTCAATATATTCAAGATAACGTTAACGAGGCTCTATCAGGTGTTAAGGGAGAGAACTCGGTCAAAATTTACGGTACTGACCTTGAGGTATTGGATCAAAAAGCGCATGAAGTCATTGATCAACTCAAAAAAGTTCGTGGTGTAGCAGATGAGGGCATTCTGAAAGAGTTAGGTCAGCCCACTCTGAATATTCAGATTGATCGTGATCGCGCAGCTCGCTACGGAATTAATGTCAACGATATTCAGACCGTGGTTGCAAACGCTATTGGCGGCGCTGCAGTGACCAATTTACTGGAAGATGAAAAAACGTTTGGTATTGCTGTGAGGCTGAATGAGGGTAGCCGTAATGACGTGGCTGATATTGGCCAATTATTAGTGGAGGCGCCCGATGGCACTAAGATTCCTTTGTCGATGGTGGCTAGCGTTCGTTTAACGGATGGCCCATTCTTCATCTATCGCGAAGCAGGCAAGCGTTATATTGCGATCAAGTTTAGCGTTCGTAATCGCGATCTGGGTAGCGCTGTAGAGGATGCCCAGTTCTTAGTTGAGAAAAATATTACTTTGCCGCCAAACTATTCAATTAGCTGGGATGGCCAATTCAATCAAATGAAGCAAGCTCAGAAGAAGTTGATGCTGATCGTGCCACTGGCATTGTTGGGCATCTTCTTATTGCTTGTGAGTGCATTTGGCAACTTCCGCGATGCCTTCATTGTCATGATCAATGTGCCATTTGCCGCAATTGGTGGTGTGATTGCATTGCATCTTGCAGGCGAGACCTTAAGTATCTCTGCATTCTTTGGATTCTTATCGCTCTTTGGCATTGCCATTCAGGACGGCGTGATTCTGATTTCTTTTATTAATAAGACAGCCGCTACTGAACATGGCCAGATGAAAGACATCATGGTGGAGGGCGCTTCGTTGCGCGTTCGCCCAGTATTAATGACCGCAGCCCTATCAGGTTTAGGTCTTTTACCAGCTGCCTTATCCCACTCTATTGGATCAGAGGCGCAACGGCCTTTGGCATTGGTCATTGTGGGTGGCATGGTAACCACCACGATCTTGACTCTATTGGTATTGCCAGTTATTTATGGCTGGTTTCGAGCTCGTTCGTTGACTCCAGCAAGCAATATTTAA
- the surE gene encoding 5'/3'-nucleotidase SurE, producing the protein MSNRQPHILVSNDDGYLAPGLLALVNAVRPLGRITVIAPEQNHSGASNSLTLSRPLSIHRVAGGERDGFFFINGTPTDCVHVAMTGFLDEKPDLVISGINQGENMGEDTLYSGTVAAAVEGVMFGVPGIAFSQIDRGWNRIEDAAKAAHDVVAQMLVSALSKNHADGVATLLNVNIPNRPYADLYRWRVTRLGNRHHSQPVVVQDSPRGDKIYWIGAAGDVKEGSEGTDFHAVAEGCISITPMQLDLTHHARLAAMRANGWDRG; encoded by the coding sequence ATGAGCAATCGTCAACCGCACATCTTGGTCTCCAATGATGATGGCTATTTAGCTCCTGGATTATTGGCTTTAGTAAATGCGGTACGTCCTTTGGGTCGTATTACGGTGATTGCTCCCGAGCAAAACCATAGCGGCGCATCTAATTCTTTGACGCTTTCAAGGCCTCTCTCAATACATCGAGTGGCCGGTGGCGAGCGTGATGGATTCTTCTTTATCAATGGTACGCCAACGGATTGCGTGCACGTTGCGATGACTGGTTTTCTGGATGAGAAGCCAGATTTAGTGATCTCAGGCATTAACCAAGGCGAGAACATGGGTGAAGACACCCTTTACTCTGGTACGGTAGCCGCTGCGGTTGAGGGTGTGATGTTTGGAGTGCCAGGCATTGCTTTCTCACAAATTGATCGTGGCTGGAATCGCATTGAGGATGCTGCCAAAGCAGCGCATGATGTAGTGGCACAAATGCTGGTTTCAGCTTTAAGTAAAAATCATGCTGATGGTGTAGCAACACTACTCAACGTCAATATTCCAAATCGTCCTTACGCTGATCTTTATCGTTGGCGCGTAACCCGTCTGGGTAATCGCCACCATTCGCAGCCTGTAGTGGTGCAAGATAGCCCCCGCGGCGATAAGATTTATTGGATTGGCGCTGCAGGTGATGTTAAAGAAGGCTCCGAAGGTACTGACTTTCATGCGGTTGCTGAAGGCTGTATTTCTATCACGCCGATGCAATTGGATTTAACTCATCATGCGCGTTTAGCGGCGATGCGCGCAAATGGATGGGATCGCGGTTGA
- a CDS encoding peptidoglycan DD-metalloendopeptidase family protein gives MSASLMLMVGCSTQRAKPASVTDRSGGSSEPTPAGYYRVKKGDTLARIALDHGQAPRDVAQWNKDINPSFNSNVIEVGDLILIKAPGGSKPAVVVDKKLVADKPSTSATASTPEPAKTEVVAEPGIRLSWPAKGKVIAEFSETNKGIDIAGKVGEPVLAASDGKVVYAGNSLRGYGNLVIVKHDNTYLTAYAHNSKLLVKEGDSVRKGQRIAEMGDTDANAIKLHFELRVNGKPVNPTPYLQ, from the coding sequence ATGTCAGCATCCTTGATGTTGATGGTGGGTTGTTCCACGCAGCGTGCGAAGCCTGCTAGCGTGACTGATCGCAGTGGTGGGTCGAGTGAGCCAACGCCGGCCGGTTACTATCGAGTTAAAAAAGGCGACACCTTGGCACGTATTGCTCTAGATCATGGTCAGGCGCCGCGTGATGTTGCTCAGTGGAATAAAGACATTAACCCCAGCTTTAATTCGAATGTCATTGAAGTGGGTGATTTGATTTTGATTAAAGCGCCTGGAGGTTCAAAGCCTGCTGTTGTGGTTGATAAAAAGCTTGTAGCAGATAAGCCAAGTACTTCAGCTACAGCATCCACCCCGGAGCCAGCAAAAACGGAAGTCGTTGCTGAGCCAGGCATTCGTTTATCTTGGCCAGCAAAGGGTAAGGTCATTGCTGAGTTTAGTGAGACCAATAAAGGTATTGATATTGCCGGCAAAGTTGGCGAACCTGTTCTTGCAGCATCTGATGGCAAAGTGGTTTACGCCGGCAATAGCTTGCGTGGTTATGGCAATTTAGTCATTGTTAAACATGACAACACTTATCTCACTGCTTACGCTCACAATAGTAAGCTCTTAGTAAAAGAGGGTGATTCTGTTCGTAAGGGCCAAAGAATTGCTGAGATGGGCGATACAGATGCCAACGCAATCAAGTTGCATTTTGAGCTACGCGTTAACGGAAAACCAGTTAATCCAACGCCCTACTTGCAGTAA
- a CDS encoding 3'-5' exonuclease: MATVLVFDIETIPDVVGLRRLEDLPDSMSDADVASKVMAERAAKTGSEFLPLFLQKIVAISCVIRRTTKEGLPQIKVGTLGTPQDDEKVLVQAFFDLIEKYTPQLVSWNGSGFDLPVLHYRALANHIQAPRYWEMGESQESDSREFKWNNYISRYHMRHLDMMDLLAKFNGRANAPLDGLAKLCGFPGKMGMDGSQVWPAYQGGKINDIRRYCETDVVNTYLMYCRFQLLRGGFSLEEYQEEIGFVKAYLEKESKEPNGGQWQEYLQGFSADA; this comes from the coding sequence ATGGCCACCGTCCTTGTATTTGATATTGAAACCATTCCTGATGTAGTAGGGCTGCGCCGTCTGGAAGATCTTCCAGACTCAATGAGTGATGCCGATGTGGCTAGCAAAGTTATGGCAGAACGTGCTGCTAAAACCGGTAGTGAATTTTTGCCCTTGTTTCTACAAAAGATTGTGGCGATATCTTGTGTGATTCGTAGAACCACCAAGGAAGGTTTGCCACAAATTAAAGTGGGTACCTTGGGCACCCCTCAAGATGATGAAAAGGTTTTAGTTCAAGCCTTTTTTGATTTAATCGAAAAGTACACGCCGCAATTGGTTTCTTGGAATGGCAGCGGCTTTGACCTGCCGGTATTGCACTATCGCGCTTTGGCTAACCATATTCAAGCGCCACGCTATTGGGAGATGGGCGAGAGCCAAGAGTCTGATAGTCGTGAATTTAAGTGGAATAACTACATTAGTCGATATCACATGCGTCATCTGGATATGATGGATTTGCTTGCCAAATTTAATGGTCGCGCCAATGCACCATTAGATGGTTTAGCTAAGTTGTGTGGTTTTCCCGGCAAGATGGGTATGGACGGCAGTCAAGTATGGCCGGCCTATCAGGGTGGCAAGATTAATGACATTCGCCGTTACTGTGAGACTGATGTGGTCAATACTTATCTCATGTACTGCCGCTTTCAGTTACTACGTGGTGGCTTCTCTCTGGAAGAATACCAAGAGGAGATTGGGTTTGTAAAAGCCTATTTAGAAAAAGAATCTAAAGAGCCGAATGGCGGTCAATGGCAAGAATATCTTCAGGGTTTCTCAGCTGATGCGTAG